A single Carassius carassius chromosome 3, fCarCar2.1, whole genome shotgun sequence DNA region contains:
- the rcn1 gene encoding reticulocalbin-1: protein MDVSTFLWFLSFCTCLAHGKPTLRKERVHHEPELSRQPHEDNQSYQYDHEAFLGKEEATTFDQLTPEESKARLGEIVDRIDSNVDGYITTDELKAWIKRVQKRYVYENVAKVWSDYDLNKDNKISWDEYKQATYGYYLANPEEFEDSTDQFSFKKMLPRDERRFKAADLNGDLAAEREEFTAFLHPEEFEHMQEIVVLETLEDIDKNGDGHVDEDEYIADMFAHEDGGPEPDWVRTERDQFSDFRDLNKDGKMDLEEIRHWILPQDYDHAQAEARHLVYESDTDKDQMLTKEEILENWNMFVGSQATNYGEDLTRNHEEL, encoded by the exons ATGGACGTCTCGACGTTTTTATGGTTTTTGTCGTTTTGTACGTGTCTGGCGCACGGGAAACCCACTCTCAGGAAAGAAAGAGTTCACCACGAGCCTGAACTGAGCAGACAACCGCACGAAGATAACCAGAGCTATCAGTACGACCACGAGGCCTTTCTGGGCAAAGAGGAGGCCACCACATTTGACCAGCTCACCCCAGAGGAAAGCAAAGCGAGATTAGG GGAAATAGTTGATCGTATTGACAGCAATGTTGATGGATATATCACCACTGATGAACTCAAGGCCTGGATCAAGAGAGTACAGAAGCGTTACGTCTATGAGAACGTCGCAAAGGTCTGGTCTGACTATGACCTAAACAAAGACAACAAGATCTCATGGGATGAATACAAGCAAGCAACGTACGGTTACTACCTTG CCAATCCAGAAGAGTTTGAAGATTCAACAGACCAGTTCAGCTTCAAGAAGATGCTTCCGCGAGATGAACGCAGGTTTAAAGCTGCTGATCTCAATGGTGATTTAGCCGCAGAGCGAGAGGAGTTCACTGCTTTCCTTCATCCAGAAGAGTTTGAGCACATGCAGGAAATTGTGGTTCTT GAAACTCTGGAGGACATTGACAAGAATGGAGATGGTCATGTAGATGAGGATGAATACATTG CGGACATGTTTGCTCATGAAGATGGCGGCCCAGAGCCCGACTGGGTTAGAACGGAGAGAGACCAGTTTTCAGATTTCAGAGATCTGAATAAAGACGGGAAGATGGATTTAGAAGAGATTCGTCACTGGATCCTGCCGCAGGACTATGACCACGCGCAGGCAGAGGCCCGGCATCTGGTGTACGAGTCAGACACAGACAAG GACCAGATGCTGACCAAAGAAGAGATTCTTGAGAACTGGAACATGTTTGTGGGCAGCCAGGCCACCAACTATGGCGAAGACCTTACCAGGAACCATGAGGAGCTATGA